A genomic stretch from Neomonachus schauinslandi chromosome 16, ASM220157v2, whole genome shotgun sequence includes:
- the CXCL17 gene encoding C-X-C motif chemokine 17, which yields MKILISFLLLLLPLMLMPVVSSSPNPGVARGHRDDRQAPKRWLHEGGQECECKDWFLRAPKRKIMTVPEMPKKQCPCDQFKARVKKTRHQRHHRKPNKHSRACQEFLKQCQLASFALPL from the exons ATGAAAATTCtaatctctttcctccttctgttGCTGCCACTAATGCTGATGCCTGTGGTCTCTAGCAGCCCAAATCCAG GGGTCGCCAGAGGCCATCGGGACGATCGCCAGGCTCCTAAGAGGTGGCTCCACGAAGGCGGCCAAGAATGTGAGTGCAAAG ACTGGTTCCTGAGAGCccctaaaagaaaaatcatgacaGTGCCTGAGATGCCAAAGAAGCAGTGTCCCTGTGATCAATTCAAGGCCAGGGTGAAGAAAACCA GGCACCAAAGGCACCACAGGAAGCCAAACAAGCACTCCAGAGCCTGCCAGGAATTCCTCAAACAATGTCAGCTAGCAAGCTTTGCTCTGCCATTATAG